A region from the Thermoplasmatales archaeon genome encodes:
- a CDS encoding ferrochelatase: MKTAVLLMAYGSPISMEDVHPYLEGIYEGRPVPEYALKENTEKYRMVNAVSPSNAVINSVIDKLIQRFSGKNIGIFLGNKHWKPWISEVVKTISEKGYGEIIAIPMFPFPSHNVVESYSKPLNEIVERIAPQSHVSIVNGLDYSEKFYRMWASILKETEGSLSDRSQILFTAHSLPNSATDESEYDKSFSRAAARISEMAGISDYLLGYQSRGKYGNSWLGPSVYDALPSIGASGKTGVITVPIGFLYTHLEVLYDLDYEFGGTVVKSGLSYSRTALPDDRSDYINLLSDLILEKIEN; encoded by the coding sequence ATGAAAACTGCAGTTCTCTTAATGGCTTATGGCAGTCCAATATCAATGGAAGATGTTCATCCATACCTTGAAGGCATATATGAGGGGAGACCGGTGCCAGAATATGCTTTAAAGGAAAACACTGAGAAATACCGGATGGTTAATGCAGTATCACCATCAAATGCCGTGATAAATTCTGTAATCGATAAACTAATCCAGAGGTTCAGCGGAAAAAATATCGGCATTTTCCTTGGAAACAAACACTGGAAACCATGGATCTCTGAGGTAGTGAAGACCATTTCGGAGAAAGGGTATGGAGAAATCATTGCGATACCCATGTTTCCGTTTCCTTCGCACAATGTTGTCGAATCCTACAGCAAACCCCTGAATGAAATTGTGGAGCGTATTGCACCCCAATCGCACGTCTCCATTGTAAATGGTCTCGACTATTCTGAAAAGTTCTACAGAATGTGGGCCAGCATATTAAAGGAGACTGAAGGTTCCCTAAGTGATCGATCGCAGATCCTGTTCACGGCCCACAGCCTACCGAACTCTGCGACGGACGAGAGTGAATATGACAAATCATTCTCGAGGGCGGCGGCAAGGATCTCAGAGATGGCAGGTATATCAGACTACCTTTTGGGATACCAGAGCAGGGGGAAATATGGCAATAGCTGGCTTGGGCCGTCTGTATACGATGCCCTGCCATCCATAGGTGCGTCCGGAAAAACAGGGGTGATCACCGTTCCCATAGGGTTCCTGTATACACACCTGGAAGTACTCTATGACCTTGATTATGAGTTTGGAGGAACAGTTGTCAAGTCCGGGTTAAGCTATAGCAGGACCGCACTTCCGGACGACCGGTCCGACTACATAAACCTCCTGTCGGACTTAATACTTGAAAAAATAGAGAACTGA
- the mtaA gene encoding Methylcobamide:CoM methyltransferase MtaA produces MNPFKVILEGGTPDIIPVWFMRQAGRYLPGYTETRRSISIKEMCMDPSLLVKVMEEPIKRIGVDAAILFSDILLPLEAMDVKVDFADGIGPVVKTRRKADGEIRLTEFDEKRMKYPLEETIHKFKDTHADIPLIGFSGGPVTMLSYIIAGKADKDMTATKHLLVTNEKLFHENMSLLRDLIISMLKIQIRAGADVVQIFDSWAGFFSPYQFEGSISKYLSEIVSEISTFRKKIIYFSVATGGIAQKIADCGFDYISGDWRTRLSVIDSLTSSKTGLQGNLDPAIASGSATVAIKETERILGDISYKDDYIFNLGHGVLPTTDYRTLKDIIIKVHEFGRRA; encoded by the coding sequence ATGAATCCTTTTAAAGTAATCCTGGAAGGCGGCACACCGGACATTATACCTGTATGGTTCATGCGTCAAGCAGGACGATATCTGCCCGGTTACACTGAAACCCGCAGGTCCATTTCAATAAAGGAAATGTGCATGGATCCATCCCTTCTCGTTAAGGTCATGGAAGAGCCGATTAAGAGGATTGGCGTGGACGCTGCCATACTTTTCTCGGATATTCTGCTGCCGCTGGAAGCTATGGATGTAAAGGTAGATTTTGCAGACGGGATTGGTCCGGTTGTCAAGACCCGGAGAAAAGCCGACGGTGAAATCAGGTTAACAGAATTTGACGAAAAAAGAATGAAATATCCCCTGGAGGAAACTATTCATAAATTCAAGGACACTCATGCAGACATTCCACTAATCGGGTTCTCGGGCGGTCCTGTTACCATGCTGTCGTATATCATAGCAGGAAAAGCCGATAAGGATATGACTGCGACCAAACATTTGCTTGTGACCAACGAAAAACTGTTTCACGAGAACATGTCCCTGCTCAGGGACCTGATAATTAGCATGTTGAAGATTCAGATTAGGGCGGGTGCTGATGTCGTGCAGATTTTTGACAGCTGGGCAGGCTTTTTTTCCCCTTACCAGTTCGAAGGCTCGATCAGTAAATATCTTTCAGAAATAGTTTCTGAAATATCTACGTTCAGGAAAAAAATTATCTATTTCTCGGTAGCCACCGGTGGTATTGCACAGAAGATAGCTGACTGCGGCTTTGACTACATTAGTGGCGACTGGAGAACCAGGCTCAGTGTTATAGACTCCCTGACCTCCAGCAAAACTGGTCTGCAGGGGAACCTGGATCCGGCAATTGCGTCCGGATCAGCGACTGTGGCGATAAAGGAGACCGAGCGAATACTTGGTGATATTTCATACAAGGATGATTACATCTTCAACCTCGGACACGGCGTGCTTCCGACCACTGATTACAGAACACTGAAGGATATTATAATAAAGGTTCATGAATTTGGGAGACGAGCATGA
- the asnS_2 gene encoding Asparagine--tRNA ligase yields the protein MYSIKEILSEKFIGKHVPIHGWVYRTRSSGKIAFIVVRDSSGIVQTVASVAALGEEKFRTISSLGIESSLELEGTLKKDDRAVTGYEIDITDFKVYQRDESFPITKDKGDEFLLDNRHLWLRSQEFTAVLKVRSTVFKAFSDFFYSEGFYQVQAPFMVSTATEGGTTLFKVPFFGTEVSLTQSAQFYLETMIFGLEKVFTISPSFRAEKSRTWRHLTEYWHGEAEVAWIGNSEMMDIEERMIHFILGRVVEENSADLAILGREPATLRTWMQPFIRMKYSELIERAQKTGMNIKYGDDLGSDEEKQIMVHYDRPVFVTNYPKELKTFYHRPDPENPGELLCHDLLAPEGYGEIIGGSERIWDSQELQDRMKEYNLNSDDYYWYTDLRKYGSVPHSGFGLGLDRAIMWICKLDNIKNAIPFPRTIRRTRP from the coding sequence ATGTATTCAATAAAAGAGATACTCTCCGAAAAATTTATTGGAAAACATGTTCCAATTCATGGTTGGGTTTACAGGACCAGGAGCAGTGGTAAAATTGCATTCATTGTTGTCAGGGATTCTAGCGGTATAGTGCAAACCGTTGCAAGCGTGGCAGCACTTGGAGAGGAGAAGTTCAGGACAATATCCTCTCTGGGCATAGAAAGCAGCCTTGAACTGGAAGGAACTCTCAAAAAAGACGACCGTGCAGTGACAGGGTATGAAATTGACATTACCGATTTCAAGGTTTATCAGAGGGATGAATCATTTCCGATTACCAAGGACAAGGGGGATGAATTCCTTCTGGACAACAGGCACCTCTGGCTGAGGAGCCAGGAATTCACGGCAGTGTTGAAAGTACGGTCTACTGTATTCAAGGCATTCTCTGATTTCTTTTATTCTGAGGGTTTTTACCAGGTCCAAGCGCCGTTCATGGTTTCAACTGCAACTGAAGGAGGTACCACACTTTTCAAGGTTCCCTTCTTCGGAACTGAAGTCAGCCTTACACAGAGCGCTCAGTTCTATCTTGAAACAATGATTTTCGGACTGGAAAAGGTTTTTACAATTTCTCCCAGTTTCAGAGCAGAGAAATCGAGAACCTGGAGGCACCTGACAGAGTACTGGCATGGAGAGGCAGAGGTTGCATGGATCGGCAACTCCGAGATGATGGATATAGAGGAGCGAATGATTCATTTTATACTTGGAAGGGTAGTTGAAGAGAATTCTGCAGATTTGGCTATCCTGGGAAGAGAACCTGCTACACTCAGGACATGGATGCAACCGTTTATCAGGATGAAATATTCTGAGTTGATCGAAAGGGCACAGAAAACTGGAATGAATATCAAGTACGGAGATGACCTGGGATCAGATGAAGAAAAGCAGATAATGGTTCACTATGATCGCCCGGTTTTCGTAACAAATTACCCTAAAGAACTGAAGACATTCTATCATCGTCCTGACCCCGAAAATCCTGGAGAGTTGCTGTGCCATGATCTACTTGCACCAGAAGGCTACGGCGAAATAATAGGAGGAAGTGAAAGGATTTGGGATTCCCAGGAATTGCAGGATCGGATGAAGGAATACAATCTCAATAGCGATGACTATTATTGGTACACGGATCTCAGGAAATACGGCAGCGTACCACATTCTGGATTTGGTCTCGGGCTGGACAGGGCAATAATGTGGATCTGCAAGCTTGACAATATCAAGAATGCAATTCCATTTCCCAGAACGATAAGAAGGACAAGACCTTGA
- the pcn_2 gene encoding pcn_2 (Proliferating cell nuclear antigen homolog), translating to MIAKDDPIMKLRISVKNLKEIADLLNTIVSEAKLTFKKEGVIIKAVDPAHVAMVSLDIPSGSFETYDIDGDEDISLDIERLKSILKLASSGDVISILKEKDRLKFEIGTIVKTLSLLDNNTITTPRVPQVSSESYVVLAKYELEKGLKAAEDVSDSIRLTLTASDFRARSLSDTEESEMVLSKELLKEIKCEESVKSSYPLDYLLKLVKSLSSTDSLKLSFKDDYPLTIEFEFGQPAKGSADAFIKGIFLLAPRMEQ from the coding sequence TTGATAGCAAAGGATGATCCGATTATGAAACTTAGGATAAGCGTCAAGAATTTAAAGGAAATTGCAGACCTTCTGAATACCATTGTCAGTGAGGCCAAGTTAACTTTCAAGAAAGAAGGCGTAATAATAAAGGCTGTTGACCCTGCCCATGTGGCAATGGTGAGCCTTGACATACCCTCTGGATCTTTTGAAACATACGACATAGATGGAGACGAAGATATCTCGCTGGACATCGAGAGATTGAAATCCATTCTCAAGTTGGCAAGTTCCGGAGACGTCATTTCGATTTTAAAAGAGAAAGACAGGCTCAAATTTGAGATTGGTACAATAGTTAAGACACTCTCATTGCTTGACAACAATACAATCACGACTCCGAGAGTACCGCAGGTCAGCTCAGAAAGTTATGTGGTTCTTGCAAAATACGAATTGGAAAAGGGACTAAAGGCAGCTGAAGATGTATCAGATTCCATAAGACTGACATTAACGGCCAGTGATTTCAGGGCGAGATCGCTCTCCGACACTGAGGAATCTGAGATGGTACTTTCAAAAGAACTGTTGAAGGAGATCAAGTGTGAGGAATCCGTCAAGAGTTCATATCCACTGGACTACCTGCTTAAACTGGTCAAGTCGCTTTCAAGCACTGATTCACTGAAATTGAGTTTCAAGGACGATTACCCTCTTACCATAGAATTTGAATTCGGACAGCCGGCAAAAGGATCGGCGGATGCATTTATAAAGGGCATTTTCCTGTTAGCGCCGAGAATGGAACAGTAA
- a CDS encoding 6-pyruvoyl tetrahydropterin synthase/QueD family protein, protein MDGWQAGLRFSAAHFIPSHNKCSRLHGHDYAIIVRIWGDPVDGIVVDYDDITRYVMSIIGVMDHKLLIPTRSDVIKHVCRNGTCEISYNDKKLSVAESDVCLCDTMSSSSEDLSKHISMKLAEKLKDAKNVKGLEIGVQEGPGQGAYSEVIINE, encoded by the coding sequence ATGGATGGTTGGCAGGCTGGTCTGAGATTTTCGGCGGCTCACTTTATACCCTCACACAATAAATGCTCGAGGCTACATGGACATGACTATGCAATAATAGTCAGGATTTGGGGAGATCCAGTTGATGGGATCGTGGTCGATTATGATGACATCACAAGATACGTGATGAGCATTATAGGTGTAATGGATCACAAGCTACTGATACCTACAAGAAGCGACGTTATAAAGCATGTATGCAGGAATGGAACCTGTGAAATATCTTACAATGACAAGAAATTAAGCGTAGCTGAAAGCGATGTATGCCTTTGCGATACAATGTCATCATCAAGTGAAGACCTTTCTAAACATATATCAATGAAACTTGCCGAGAAGCTTAAGGATGCAAAGAATGTAAAGGGGCTGGAGATCGGAGTGCAGGAAGGTCCAGGGCAGGGAGCGTATTCGGAAGTGATCATTAACGAGTAA
- a CDS encoding queuosine biosynthesis protein QueC has translation MLAIAKDYGFDVTALSFNYGQRHSIEILSSMRIAKHFEVEQKVFNLDLSQIGGSSLTSSIPVEKRTLEEIGDRIPSSYVPARNTIFLSIASAYAETIGAQTIFIGANALDYSGYPDCRPEFFTSMEQSINLGTKAGLNSRIRISVPLQFLSKAEIIAKGTALNVPYDLTYSCYNGGELACGECDSCLLRLKGFVEAGIADPIKYEKYPEFYSRFIKKSGN, from the coding sequence GTGCTCGCCATTGCAAAGGATTATGGATTTGACGTTACTGCCCTGAGCTTTAATTACGGCCAGCGCCACTCTATCGAGATTCTTTCATCTATGAGGATCGCTAAACATTTCGAAGTGGAACAGAAGGTGTTCAACCTTGACCTGAGCCAGATTGGGGGCAGTTCTCTTACATCCAGTATTCCAGTTGAAAAAAGGACGCTCGAGGAAATTGGTGATAGGATACCCTCTTCATATGTGCCTGCTAGAAATACCATCTTTCTTTCGATAGCATCTGCATACGCCGAAACAATAGGGGCTCAGACAATTTTCATAGGCGCAAATGCGCTTGATTATTCCGGATATCCAGATTGCAGGCCCGAATTTTTTACTTCCATGGAACAAAGCATCAATCTTGGGACGAAGGCCGGACTGAACAGCAGGATAAGAATATCTGTCCCGCTCCAGTTTCTTTCAAAGGCTGAAATAATAGCCAAGGGGACTGCACTCAACGTGCCATATGATTTGACCTACTCATGCTACAATGGTGGAGAATTAGCTTGTGGTGAGTGTGACTCATGCCTTCTTAGACTCAAAGGCTTTGTGGAAGCAGGTATCGCTGATCCAATAAAATATGAGAAATATCCGGAATTTTACTCCAGATTTATTAAAAAGAGTGGGAATTAG
- the mdh gene encoding Malate dehydrogenase codes for MTKPKISVIGAGNVGATVAQILALKELGDIYLFDVVDGIPEGKALDILEGGPHWKSDSNVLGFTTVNKENYKNLQGSDVIVITAGLARKPGMSRDDLLQKNVEVMTDVGNNIKKYAPDAKLVVVTNPADIIAYALHKITGIAPSRIIGLGGSLDSARFRTFIAQELKVSVEDVNAFVIGGHGDDMVPFIRYSSVAGIPISNLLSKDKIDEIVKRTRFGGGEIVNYLKAGSAYYAPGISITAMVESIVKGKNRVIPCAAFLTGDHAKHYGVKDIFIGVPIRIGENCVEEIYDMDFNNEEKLLWDKTVESVNASCRKVDQFLAGKL; via the coding sequence ATGACAAAACCGAAGATTTCAGTAATAGGGGCCGGGAATGTTGGTGCTACCGTTGCGCAGATACTGGCGCTGAAAGAACTTGGAGATATTTATCTCTTTGATGTAGTAGACGGTATTCCAGAAGGCAAGGCACTTGATATTCTAGAGGGCGGACCCCATTGGAAATCAGACAGCAATGTACTTGGCTTCACAACTGTGAACAAGGAGAACTACAAGAACCTCCAGGGGTCGGATGTAATAGTAATAACAGCAGGTCTTGCAAGAAAACCTGGCATGAGCAGAGATGACCTCCTCCAAAAAAACGTTGAAGTAATGACCGATGTTGGTAATAACATAAAGAAGTATGCACCTGACGCAAAACTGGTTGTGGTGACGAACCCTGCAGATATAATTGCATATGCCCTCCATAAAATCACCGGGATTGCGCCCTCAAGGATAATCGGGCTTGGAGGTTCCCTGGACAGCGCTAGATTCAGAACATTCATAGCACAGGAACTGAAGGTTTCCGTGGAAGATGTTAATGCATTTGTTATAGGCGGACACGGCGATGATATGGTTCCATTCATAAGGTATTCCAGTGTGGCCGGAATCCCTATCAGTAACCTGCTGTCAAAGGATAAAATTGATGAGATCGTAAAGAGGACGAGATTTGGCGGAGGAGAGATTGTAAACTATCTCAAAGCGGGAAGCGCATACTACGCACCTGGCATTTCCATAACAGCGATGGTTGAGTCAATTGTAAAAGGAAAGAACAGAGTCATCCCCTGTGCTGCTTTCCTGACTGGAGACCATGCAAAGCACTATGGAGTGAAGGATATTTTCATAGGCGTTCCCATAAGGATTGGAGAAAACTGCGTTGAGGAGATCTATGATATGGATTTCAACAATGAAGAGAAACTCCTCTGGGACAAGACAGTAGAATCAGTAAATGCAAGCTGCAGAAAAGTGGATCAATTCCTTGCTGGGAAACTCTAA
- the tuf_1 gene encoding Elongation factor Tu: protein MAQQKPHINLVTIGHVDHGKSTLVGRLLFEHGEVPAHIIDQYRKEATEKGKATFEFAWVMDRLKEERERGVTIDLNHKKFETDKYYFTLIDAPGHRDFVKNMITGTSQADAAMLVVSSRDGEGVMSQTREHAFLARTLGVQQLIVLANKMDVTQPPYSQERYNQVKAEIEKLLSSIGFKNVPIIPISGYKGDNILKQSPNLKWYTGPTLIQALDALKVPEKPTNKPLRLPVQDVYSITGIGTVPVGRIETGVLKVGDKVVFQPADKQGEVKSIEMHHENMTQAEPGDNVGFNVRGIAKNDVKRGDVCGTQSSPPTVVKGFTAQIVVLNHPSVIAVGYKPVFHVHTSQVACRIEEIVKTLNPKDGTTLKEKPDFIKTGDIAIVKIIPDRPLVIEKVSEFPQMGRFAVRDMGQTVAAGQCIDVEVK, encoded by the coding sequence ATGGCACAGCAGAAACCACACATAAATTTAGTAACCATAGGACATGTCGATCATGGCAAATCAACACTGGTAGGCAGACTACTGTTTGAGCATGGAGAGGTTCCAGCTCATATTATTGACCAGTACAGGAAGGAAGCCACAGAGAAGGGTAAGGCAACGTTTGAGTTTGCATGGGTCATGGACAGGTTGAAAGAAGAAAGGGAAAGAGGAGTTACTATAGATCTGAATCACAAGAAATTTGAAACAGATAAGTACTACTTCACCCTGATTGATGCACCTGGCCACAGGGATTTTGTAAAGAACATGATAACCGGAACAAGCCAGGCTGACGCAGCTATGCTCGTCGTCTCAAGCAGAGATGGAGAGGGTGTTATGTCGCAGACAAGGGAGCACGCATTCCTTGCGAGAACTCTTGGTGTTCAGCAGCTGATTGTACTGGCGAACAAGATGGATGTCACACAGCCTCCATACAGCCAGGAAAGATACAACCAGGTGAAGGCGGAAATTGAGAAACTGCTTTCCTCGATTGGATTCAAGAACGTACCGATCATACCGATAAGTGGATACAAGGGAGATAATATACTGAAACAATCACCAAACCTTAAATGGTACACCGGACCAACACTTATCCAGGCTCTTGACGCTCTAAAAGTTCCGGAAAAACCAACGAACAAGCCTCTCAGACTTCCAGTACAGGATGTATACTCCATAACTGGTATCGGTACAGTACCGGTTGGCAGAATAGAAACGGGAGTATTGAAAGTTGGAGATAAGGTAGTATTTCAACCGGCAGACAAGCAGGGCGAGGTCAAGTCAATAGAAATGCATCACGAGAATATGACTCAGGCCGAGCCTGGGGACAATGTCGGATTCAACGTAAGAGGCATTGCGAAGAATGACGTGAAGAGGGGAGATGTTTGCGGTACCCAGTCATCACCACCGACTGTTGTGAAAGGATTTACTGCTCAGATAGTCGTCCTCAATCACCCAAGCGTGATTGCGGTTGGATACAAGCCAGTATTTCACGTCCACACGAGCCAGGTAGCTTGCCGTATAGAAGAGATAGTCAAGACCCTTAACCCGAAAGACGGAACAACCCTGAAGGAAAAGCCCGATTTCATCAAGACGGGAGATATTGCCATTGTGAAAATCATTCCCGACAGACCGCTCGTGATAGAGAAGGTCTCAGAGTTCCCGCAGATGGGAAGATTCGCTGTCAGAGACATGGGTCAAACCGTGGCTGCCGGTCAGTGTATCGACGTAGAAGTAAAGTAG
- a CDS encoding 30S ribosomal protein S10: protein MTSYKARISLSGTEHGVVDVVCDEIKGIAKRTGVEVHGPVPLPTKRLVVPVRKSPDGEGSPTWDRWEMRIHKRLIDVDADERTLRQLMRIPIPDGVQIEIQIKS, encoded by the coding sequence GTGACATCATATAAGGCAAGGATTTCACTGAGTGGAACCGAGCACGGCGTTGTTGACGTCGTTTGTGACGAAATAAAGGGAATTGCAAAGAGAACTGGTGTGGAGGTTCATGGTCCAGTACCATTACCCACAAAGCGTCTGGTTGTGCCCGTCAGAAAGAGTCCCGATGGGGAAGGATCACCCACTTGGGACAGATGGGAGATGAGAATTCATAAAAGACTCATCGACGTTGATGCAGACGAGAGAACTCTTAGGCAATTAATGAGGATCCCAATTCCCGACGGTGTTCAGATAGAAATTCAGATCAAAAGCTGA
- the fusA_1 gene encoding Elongation factor 2 gives MGRKEDNIAKAMALIENPERIRNIGIAAHIDHGKTTLSDNLIAGAGMMSEELAGKQLMLDFDEQEQARGITINAATASMVHVFNGEDYLINLIDTPGHVDFGGDVTRAMRAVDGAVVVVDSVEGVMPQTETVIRQALKERVKPVLFINKVDRLINELKLNAEEMQKRFMKIITDVNRLLTKYSAEEFKQSWQVNVQEGRVAFGSAFNNWAISVPAMERTKVSFKQIVDYVKAGKQKELAKIAPLHQIILNMVIRHLPNPRQAQAYRTEQIWKGDLNSEIGKSMQTCDHTGKVAMMITKIIIDPHAGEIAVGRIFSGTIRKGSELYVHGGGSTKYKIQLLSMMVGPDRIPVDEIAAGNIAAIVGLKGALAGSTVSSLPDMDPFEPMTHYSDPVVTLAIEAKHTQDLPKLIEVLRNVSKADPSIQIDINQETGEHLISGMGELHLEVTMYRIRNDYKVEVQTSEPLVVYRETVERTGGPFEGKSPNKHNRFYFEVKPLEEAVVQLIKDNVLPQGTKFKDKKTIIDVLQKAGFSREEARGIEAVEGFNVLTDVTKGIQYLDETFELLIEAFNEVITKGPLANERVYGIKARLVDAKLHEDSIHRGPAQVIPAGRNSLYGAMCQANRILMEPVQRVYINVPIELMGSVTNEIQQRRGVVVEMNQDGDDMVVIATVPVAGMFGFASAIRSATGGKVLWNSENEGYQRVPTELQKDVVAKIRERKGLKPEPYDANYYAQL, from the coding sequence ATGGGTCGAAAGGAAGATAATATCGCAAAGGCAATGGCATTAATCGAGAATCCAGAAAGGATAAGAAACATCGGCATAGCTGCCCACATCGATCATGGAAAGACAACGCTCAGTGACAATCTTATCGCTGGTGCTGGAATGATGAGCGAAGAATTGGCGGGAAAACAGTTAATGCTTGATTTTGACGAACAGGAACAGGCCAGGGGTATTACCATTAATGCAGCAACTGCATCCATGGTTCACGTATTTAACGGTGAAGACTACCTGATCAATCTTATTGATACCCCCGGTCACGTTGATTTTGGCGGGGATGTAACCAGGGCTATGAGGGCCGTCGATGGTGCAGTGGTCGTAGTAGACTCCGTTGAAGGAGTAATGCCCCAGACTGAAACCGTCATCAGGCAGGCACTTAAGGAAAGAGTGAAACCTGTTCTGTTCATAAACAAGGTGGACAGGCTAATAAATGAACTCAAATTAAATGCTGAAGAGATGCAGAAGAGGTTCATGAAGATTATAACGGACGTAAACAGGCTCCTCACAAAGTATTCTGCCGAAGAGTTTAAGCAATCGTGGCAGGTAAACGTTCAGGAAGGAAGGGTAGCTTTCGGATCTGCATTCAACAACTGGGCAATTTCCGTACCCGCAATGGAGAGGACAAAAGTCAGTTTCAAGCAGATTGTTGATTATGTCAAGGCAGGCAAGCAGAAGGAACTGGCCAAGATTGCCCCTTTACACCAGATTATACTTAACATGGTGATAAGGCATCTCCCTAACCCTAGACAGGCACAGGCATACAGGACAGAACAGATATGGAAAGGTGACCTGAATTCTGAAATCGGAAAATCGATGCAGACATGCGATCATACCGGAAAGGTGGCAATGATGATCACGAAGATAATTATCGACCCGCATGCCGGAGAAATAGCGGTTGGAAGAATTTTCAGCGGGACGATAAGGAAGGGGAGTGAACTGTACGTTCACGGTGGAGGTTCCACAAAGTACAAAATACAGCTGCTCTCGATGATGGTCGGCCCGGACAGGATTCCGGTGGACGAGATAGCCGCCGGAAATATAGCTGCCATTGTTGGGCTTAAAGGGGCTTTAGCAGGGTCAACAGTATCTTCGCTTCCAGACATGGACCCATTTGAACCAATGACTCATTACAGTGATCCGGTTGTTACTCTGGCGATTGAGGCAAAGCACACTCAGGACCTGCCTAAACTCATTGAAGTCCTGAGAAATGTATCAAAAGCTGACCCGTCAATACAGATAGATATCAATCAGGAGACAGGGGAACACCTCATATCCGGGATGGGAGAATTGCATCTTGAGGTGACAATGTACAGGATAAGGAACGATTACAAGGTTGAGGTTCAAACATCCGAACCTCTCGTCGTCTACAGGGAAACTGTGGAAAGAACCGGTGGGCCGTTTGAAGGTAAATCCCCAAATAAGCATAACCGGTTTTATTTCGAGGTAAAGCCGCTCGAGGAGGCTGTTGTACAGCTCATAAAGGACAATGTCCTTCCACAGGGTACAAAATTCAAGGACAAAAAGACCATAATAGATGTGTTGCAGAAAGCAGGTTTCTCAAGGGAAGAGGCAAGAGGCATTGAGGCGGTTGAAGGATTCAATGTGCTCACAGACGTTACCAAGGGTATTCAGTACCTTGACGAAACATTTGAACTTCTAATAGAGGCATTCAACGAAGTCATCACAAAGGGGCCGCTTGCAAACGAACGGGTATATGGAATCAAGGCAAGACTTGTAGATGCAAAACTCCATGAAGATAGTATTCACAGAGGGCCTGCACAGGTAATTCCCGCGGGCAGGAACTCACTTTATGGTGCAATGTGCCAGGCAAACCGTATCCTCATGGAACCCGTCCAGAGAGTCTACATTAATGTGCCAATAGAGTTAATGGGTTCAGTTACCAATGAAATTCAGCAGAGGAGGGGAGTTGTCGTCGAAATGAACCAGGATGGAGATGACATGGTCGTAATTGCGACAGTCCCTGTTGCTGGAATGTTCGGCTTTGCGTCTGCAATAAGGAGCGCAACCGGAGGAAAGGTACTGTGGAACTCTGAAAATGAAGGTTATCAGAGAGTGCCGACAGAACTCCAGAAAGATGTGGTCGCAAAAATTAGGGAAAGGAAAGGGCTAAAGCCAGAACCCTATGACGCCAACTATTACGCCCAACTCTAA